A single window of Chitinophagales bacterium DNA harbors:
- a CDS encoding YqgE/AlgH family protein: protein MNCPEFDRTVVLLCEHDEVKGTFGLVVNRKLKETLSDVVPDIDAFDAPLYYGGPVGENTLYYLHDYSELIEGSTKIAEGIYMGGDFEQIKSLINTRQIDPRFIRFYIGYSGWEGGQLKEEMGTNSWIVVPSQSKYIFGADSTNLWREILRDTNDDHFRIISHFPESPSLN from the coding sequence ATGAACTGTCCCGAATTTGATAGAACCGTTGTGCTATTATGTGAACACGACGAAGTAAAGGGTACTTTTGGTTTGGTGGTCAATCGAAAACTAAAAGAAACATTATCGGATGTAGTCCCTGATATAGACGCATTTGATGCACCGCTGTATTATGGTGGCCCTGTTGGTGAAAATACGCTGTATTATTTACACGATTACAGCGAGTTGATTGAAGGTAGCACAAAAATAGCGGAAGGTATTTATATGGGCGGTGATTTTGAACAAATCAAATCCCTTATCAATACCCGCCAAATTGATCCTCGTTTTATTCGTTTTTATATAGGATATTCAGGTTGGGAAGGAGGACAATTGAAGGAAGAAATGGGAACTAATTCATGGATTGTTGTACCCAGTCAATCAAAATATATTTTTGGTGCTGATTCGACAAACCTTTGGAGAGAAATACTTCGAGATACCAATGACGATCATTTTCGCATTATTTCTCATTTTCCAGAATCGCCCTCTTTGAATTGA
- a CDS encoding DUF5103 domain-containing protein yields MSLLLKPYCIILAHLIFSCKNICFVSFLLCYLSMYAQIPADSIQIDYYYPNKLQYEDAVYKENIRTVLFHVKNQQLTPAIIPLSGELQLELTFDELGEEVNYYSYQLVLCDADWTPSSLDSFDYINGFIEQDITRYQFSLNTFQPYTQYQLEIPNRNMQITKSGNYLLKVYRSGDEDDLVLTRRMIVYENFMRIEGRFSSPTLTAVLRTHQRLDFSLVHKGLNIVNPMAELNVVVLQNGRWDNALKNLKPTFMHVDELIYNFANRNLFEAGNEFRYFDFRSIRYRSERVKRLEEDKEMREKHVYLKEDYPRTPEGIRFRINYTDFNGRYEIGMRDGLFNYLDADYAFVHFTLPFDEPLRNGNIYLFGGFTDWQIAPRYQLKYDYEQKAYQACIYLKQGFYNYQYVLLEDGDFVPKAEPFEGNYYRTENDYTILVYHRKFGARYDRLIGIKTLNSRI; encoded by the coding sequence ATGTCCTTACTATTAAAACCCTATTGTATAATCCTTGCTCACCTCATTTTTAGCTGCAAAAACATCTGTTTTGTAAGTTTTTTATTGTGTTATTTGTCCATGTATGCTCAAATACCTGCCGATTCCATCCAAATAGATTATTACTATCCAAATAAACTTCAATATGAGGATGCTGTTTACAAAGAAAATATTCGCACGGTTTTATTTCATGTAAAAAACCAACAGCTTACACCTGCAATTATTCCGCTATCAGGCGAACTTCAATTGGAATTGACCTTTGACGAATTGGGCGAGGAGGTGAATTATTATAGTTATCAATTGGTGCTTTGCGATGCCGATTGGACACCTTCGAGTTTGGATTCCTTTGACTATATCAATGGATTTATTGAGCAAGACATAACACGCTATCAGTTTTCACTTAATACCTTTCAGCCTTATACACAGTACCAATTGGAGATTCCGAACCGCAATATGCAAATTACCAAATCGGGTAATTATTTATTGAAGGTTTATCGAAGTGGTGATGAAGACGACTTGGTTTTGACGAGGCGGATGATTGTGTATGAAAATTTTATGCGAATTGAAGGACGTTTTTCAAGTCCGACTTTGACTGCTGTATTGCGAACCCACCAAAGACTTGATTTTAGCTTGGTTCATAAGGGTTTGAATATTGTAAATCCAATGGCTGAACTCAATGTGGTGGTGCTTCAAAACGGACGGTGGGACAATGCTTTGAAGAATTTGAAGCCCACGTTTATGCACGTTGACGAGTTGATTTACAATTTTGCGAACAGAAACCTATTTGAAGCAGGCAATGAGTTTCGGTACTTCGATTTTCGGAGCATTCGGTATCGTAGCGAAAGGGTAAAAAGATTGGAAGAAGACAAGGAAATGCGTGAAAAACACGTTTATTTGAAAGAAGACTACCCCCGCACTCCTGAAGGCATTCGTTTTAGAATCAACTATACTGACTTCAATGGCAGATATGAGATTGGGATGCGAGATGGTTTGTTCAACTATTTGGATGCCGATTATGCTTTTGTGCATTTCACCTTGCCCTTTGATGAACCGTTGAGGAATGGTAATATATACTTGTTTGGAGGTTTTACGGATTGGCAAATCGCTCCTCGCTATCAGTTGAAATACGATTATGAACAAAAAGCATATCAAGCTTGTATTTATTTGAAGCAAGGTTTTTACAACTATCAATATGTGCTGCTGGAGGATGGAGATTTTGTACCAAAAGCGGAGCCATTTGAAGGAAATTATTACCGCACTGAAAATGATTATACCATCTTGGTGTATCACCGCAAATTTGGGGCAAGATATGACCGATTGATTGGAATAAAAACCTTAAATTCGAGAATCTAA
- a CDS encoding sensor histidine kinase, with protein sequence MTNNHHFLDNLIDTVPLGIIVLSETGEVLKTNQQAIEIIGISIEEKEPKEKRLSDLMDSMPEWSEYLQMVIKKRLQPFNFVTSSFENKTLKLQSQWISDTFIIFVEDITKINSIEKQALHATLEGQEQERRRIAQEIHDGLGPLFSSLTMHIESLEAIIEEKTPEFIFECSILRELSKTIAQDIRAISHDLMPSAVEDFGVATALENLCDSTNEVAKAEISFYGTNVEQRLDKNIELGLYRIGQELLNNALKYSKAENIVIQLIRHPNSIVLMVEDDGIGFDNQLMKDKKKGIGWRNINTRTKSLGGLFTIDSRVGEGVLGTVEIPLKN encoded by the coding sequence ATGACAAACAATCACCACTTTTTAGATAATCTGATAGATACAGTTCCTTTGGGAATCATAGTGCTAAGTGAGACTGGAGAGGTATTAAAAACAAATCAGCAAGCAATAGAAATAATAGGGATTTCTATTGAGGAAAAAGAACCAAAAGAAAAACGACTTTCAGATTTAATGGACTCTATGCCTGAGTGGAGTGAATATTTGCAAATGGTGATTAAAAAACGGTTACAACCCTTCAATTTTGTAACCTCATCTTTTGAAAATAAAACACTAAAGCTTCAAAGTCAATGGATTTCAGATACCTTTATCATATTTGTTGAAGATATTACCAAAATCAACAGCATCGAAAAACAGGCCTTACACGCTACCCTGGAAGGTCAAGAACAGGAACGGCGGCGAATTGCACAAGAAATACACGATGGATTGGGACCACTTTTTTCATCACTGACCATGCACATCGAATCTTTGGAGGCCATCATTGAAGAAAAAACACCCGAGTTTATTTTTGAGTGTTCTATTCTTCGAGAACTATCCAAAACCATTGCACAAGATATTCGGGCTATTTCACATGATTTGATGCCTTCAGCAGTTGAAGATTTTGGAGTAGCAACAGCTTTAGAAAACTTATGCGATAGTACAAACGAAGTGGCGAAAGCTGAAATAAGTTTTTATGGAACGAATGTAGAACAGCGTTTGGACAAAAACATTGAATTAGGTTTGTACCGAATCGGGCAGGAATTACTCAACAATGCACTGAAATATTCTAAGGCAGAAAATATTGTTATTCAATTGATAAGACATCCAAATAGCATTGTACTGATGGTAGAGGATGATGGCATAGGTTTTGATAATCAACTAATGAAAGATAAGAAAAAAGGTATTGGTTGGCGCAATATCAATACCCGTACTAAATCTTTAGGAGGTTTATTTACGATTGATAGTCGAGTTGGAGAAGGAGTATTGGGAACAGTCGAAATTCCATTAAAAAACTAA